The DNA window AAATTTGGTCTGCCAAGAATAATCATTAGCCTGTTTTTCATATTATTGCTAGTTACTGCTGTGATAATTGACTTGTCCTTTAGCACATTAATGTCTGATATATTAAAAAGATTTGGAATGTATGGAGTAATGGTACTTGCCATGGTTCCTTCAATTCAATCTGGTACAGGACCTAACTTTGCTTTACCTATTGGGATTATTTGCGGATTAGTAGGCAGTCTTTTAGCTATAGAGTTGGGATTTACGGGTGGCATTTCATTTCTTGTTTCAATACTACTTTCGCTGCCTTTCTCAATTATTATTGGATGGATATACGGGCTGCTGCTTAATAGAATTAAAGGTTCAGAGATGTTAGTGGCAACATATATGGGCTTTTCTATAGTATCCTTTATGAGCATACTATGGATATTGTTGCCTTTTAAACACCCAGAAATGGTTTGGCCCATTGGTCGTGGTTTAAGAGTAACTATTGCTTTGGACTCCACATTTGGAGAAATATTAAATAAATTTTGGGAATTTGAAATCAAAGGTATTAAAGTTCCTACAGGATTATTAATGTTTTTCTTTATATCTTGTTTAGTGGTTTTTCTATTTACTAGGAGTAAATCAGGAATTGCAATGAAAGCTGCAGGGGATAATCCTAAATTCGCTATTTCGTCAGGTATAAACGTTGATAAAAAAAGGATATTAGGTACTATTCTTTCCACAGTTCTTGGAGGAATGGGAATAATTGTCTATTCACAAAGCTATGGATTTATTCAATTATATGAAGGCCCATTAATGATGGCTTTTACAGCAGTAGCTGCTATATTAATTGGTGGTGCCTCAGCTAAAAAGGCAAAGATCTATCATGTAATACTGGGAACATTCTTATTCCAAGGGCTTTTGGCTATATCACTTCCAGTTGCCAATCAGATTATCACTACAGGGAATCTATCGGAGGTTTTAAGGGCTATTGTACAAAATGGAATAATCTTATATGCACTTACCAAGGTAGGAGGTGAAGAGTAATATGAGTATGGTGAATAATATTCAAGATACAAGAAGAGATCAAGGAAATAGAAATGTATCCTTTAAAATAAGAAATTTTATGATAAATAACTGTGTTACAGTTTTATTCTTAGTTATATGTTTAGCTGGAGTTGTGATATCTAGATTACCTTTATTCTTCATAGCTAACGAACTGTTAATTAGAATTACGAGAGATTCTTTTCTTGTATTGTCACTAATTATTCCTGTATTGGCAGGCATGGGTCTGAATTTTAGTATAACCATAGGGGCAATGGCTGCACAAATCTCCATTATTATCGTAACTCACTTTAGTGTACCTGGAATATATGGTTTTGTTCTATGTGCAATACTATCTGTGCCTTTAGCTATTCTGTTTGGAAACCTGACAGGGAGGCTTTTGAACAAAACTAGGGGTCAAGAAATGATTGCCGGTATGATAGTGGGCTTTTTTGCAAATGGATTATATCAATTTCTATTTTTATTTCTAGTAGGGTCATTAATACCTATGAATAATCCTGAATTAATTATACCTGGTGGTGTTGGAATTAGAAATTCAATAGATCTATCAAGGAATAATGGAATTATGTACTCCCTTGATAATATATGTAAGCTCCCATTATTTAATGTTTTATTGTTTGTAGGTATCATAGCTACAGGGTTTTTTATGTATAAACTGCTAAATAAAAATAATGAAAAAGCAAAGAGAATAAATAGGATTAAGCAAGTTACAAATTTAATCCTGAGCTTAGCAATAGTATTGTTAAGCCTTTCTATTACATTTATAAGTTCACTGCCAAATGAAATAAGAATGCTAAAAAATTTAAAACTACCAATTGCAACTTCGCTAGCTGTGGGATTTTTATGCTTATTCAACATATTGATTGTGAGGACAAAACTTGGGCAGGACTTTAGGACAGTGGGGAATAGCCAGCATATTGCAGAGGTTTCGGGTATCAATGTGGATAAGGTAAGGGTATTGGCAATTACCATATCTACAGTGCTAGCAGCTTGGGGTCAACTGATTTTTCTTCAAAACCTAGGCACCTTAAATACTTATGGAAGCCATGTACAGATAGCTACCTTTTCAATAGCAGCATTGCTAATAGGCGGAGCTTCAGTATCAAAAGCAACAGTAGGGCAGGCATTACTAGGCGTTATACTTTTTCACACATTGTTCATTGTTTCACCAAATGCAGGTAAGAATTTATTTGGTGAGGCGCAAATTGGTGAATTCTTTAGAGCCTTTTTTGCATATGGTGTAATAGGAGTATCGTTGGGACTTCATGCTTGGAGAAAGCGAATAGAGATGAAAAATAAGCTTTAATCTTGACATAAAGACGGGTGTTTTTACATTCGTCTTTTGTTTTAATTGACTATATGTTACAATAATATAGTATCTTATATAGCAAGATCATAGGTTTGAAGATAATATAGTTCAAAGTATAGATTGATGTAATTTTTAAAATATGCTAAAATATTTTCAGAACCAATTAAGGGAGGATAAAATTTATGGCTGGTCATTCAAAGTGGGCTAATATAAAGCACAGAAAAGGAAAACAGGATTCTAAAAAAGCCCAAGTATTTACTAAATTTGCTAGAGCAATTGCAGTTTCAGTAAGGGAAGGAGGAGCAGACCCTACTTATAATGGCACTTTAGCAGGTCTTATAGATAAAGCAAAGTCTAATAATATGCCTAATGATAATATAGATAGAGCAATTAAAAAAGGCGCTGGTGAGCTTGGAGATGCAAATTTTGAAGAAGTAACATATGAAGGCTATGGTCCATCTGGAATTGCTGTAATAGTCAAATGTCTAACAGATAACAGAAACAGAACTGCTGCCGATGTGAGATATGCCTTTGATAAATATGGTGGAAACTTAGGAGCTACTGGCTGTGTAGGGTGGATGTTTGATAGAAAAGGCTTGCTAATTGTAGATAAAGCAGATGAAATAGATGAGGAGCAGTTAATGCTAGAGGCAATAGATGCTGGAGCAGAAGATTTTAGCTCCGAAGATGAATATTTTGAAATAATTACTGATTCGGAGAGCTTTGCAAAGGTAAGAGACATATTAAAAGAAGCAGGATATGCTTTTTCAACGTCAGAAATAACATATCTTCCTCAAAATGAAACAAAATTAGAGGAAGAAAAAGATATAAAAAACATGGTTAAAATGATAGATGTTTTGGAAGATAATGATGATGTTCAAGAGGTTTTCCACAATTGGGAAATGCCAGAGGATTTAGAAATATAGGAAAAAAAGCTTATTTAAAAACACTCTCATATGTCGTTATATACTAATGAGAGTGTTTTTTACCCTATAATTTGAAAATATGATTTATAAATGTTATAACAGTCATCTTTGTGGCAATAATTGCTAGTGGGAGGGGATTGTCTTATGGAAGCTTTATCAGTAAAAACACTGGATATGTATAGAGGCTTAAGAGATAAGTTTCTATTTAGTAACGATATTAATTCAATCTATATCCTTCTAGCTTTATATGACTTAGAAGAAAATATTTCTAGCATATACCCAAAATATATGAGTAAGCATGATATAAAAAAGAAGATTAAATTTGTACTCACAAATAGGGATGACAGTGAAATTATTTCTCGTAGCATAAGTGATATTATACATGAAGATATAAATAGATTGGAGCTTTGCTTTTACCTAGAAGGTTATAAGCATGGCTATACTAATAAAAAATGGACAAATATTCTTGAAAAAAAGGCTTTAGATTTATATGGCTTAGAGGGGATATACAAAAAAACTCATCTTTTTCACTTTAATACCTCTGATCAATCTATAAACGATATGAAAAAGAAATGCAAAAGAGAGATTGATAACAAAGAAAGAATAGATAGATACATTGAATCTTTAGTTTATACTTTTACCAATAAAATAATTAAAAAAAAGATTGTTGAGTTGGACAGATACATAAATAAGCAGCTAAGAATGAGCTTTGAGTGTAATGACATACATATAAGAGAGGAAAAGCATTATTTGCAAGAGGAAGAAATAGACAAAGTATATTTTTCTATTGTAAAAGCATTGATTAAAAAAATGAAAATTATCTATAAGGAAGCCTTCTGGTATGCGGTAAATGATAAGGTTTTAGTAATGTATTATTAGCTATTTAAAGAAAGCTAGAGATATTAGAGAGATTTGATTAATAGGCTACTAATTAGGGTAAGAAATATTAAAGAATAGGAAGGATTTATAAGATAATTGTTGAATAACTATATTAAATTTTCTTAATATATGTTAAATAAGGGGGAATATTCATGTATGTCAAGAATCATGTTCTATCTAAAGATAAGCTTGTAACTCTTCAAATGGAAGAAAGTATAAGTGAAGCCTTGGATAAAATCACCAAAGGCGATTTTTTATCTTTACCAGTCCTAAATGGGGAAACGTTTGTAGGGATTTTAATGAAGGAGACTATTTTTAGACGTTATTTTGAAGAGGGGTATACGGATAAAGAAAAATATCTCAAAGAAACTAAAGTCAAGGATTTGTGTAAAGCTGATGTAAAAACAATAAATGAAAATGTTTTTATTGAAAATGCTTCATATCTGCTAAATGAGTTTAGAACTCCTTTTCTTCCAGTTTTAGATAACAAGGATAGCTTTAAAGGGATTTTAACTCATAGCTCAATATTTAACGCATTCTCTGAAATTTTTGGACTTAATAAGGGAACTAGAATACTTATAAATGTGTATGATATTCCAGGACAAATTGCAAAACTTACAGAGACTATACGAAAGGCCAATGTAAATATTGCTAATTTTGCAGTTATGGATGCAAAGGTTATGGATGTTTATAAAGTAGTAGTTAGAGTTGATACTACGGATGTAGATGAACTCATTGAAAAAATTGAAAAGGCTGGATTTAAGGTAGCAGAGGTAAACAATTAACCTGCATTTTTGCAGGTTTTTTTATGACCTAACCCGATTTTCCGAATGCTTTTGTCGGGAAATCGTTGGTAGATCAAATGCAACGAGGACCAGATTTATGTGAGCGACAGCGAGCAAATAAATCTGTGTTGCGAGACTGCTTATGACCTAACCCGACTATCTTCTTAGATGTATATTTTTCTTGAATATGGGAAAAATATCTAACTAGATAGTGTGGGAGGGATAGCTATGAAAAGAGTATCAGTAGTTTCTACTATAATACTTTTGGTTGGACTTACAGCAATTGGTACGTTTGCAGGATATTATATAGGATTAAGGAAGGTAAATGAAAAGCCTCAGCCGCCAATTGAAGATGTTAAAGATAATAAAAGCAATGCAAATGAAGAAAAGACTAATAATACAAAAATAAATGATGAAAAGGATCATGAAGCTGGGTCATTAAATGAAGAGAGAATAGGCCCAAATACCATTTTGGAGTATGTAACTTATTATACAGAATGTAACCATGAAATAGTGGAGACAAGTGAATTAGAAAAACATATGGTAAATATGACGAAGGAAACATTTGAAGGATATATAAAAGGTAGCCATCCGAAATGGGAAGTAGAGAGCTTTTCTCATGAGAAAGTAATAGTAAAAATCGAAAAAAATCATCTATGTCAAAATCACTATGTCATAGGAGAAAAGAACGGAAAAATAGCAGTTTTTCGAATTGGTGAAAATGGCGAATGGGTAGTTGAACGAATTTATGAGGATTCACCCTTATCTCTGTTAAAGCAAATCGATCAGGAAAAAATAGAAAAAGGAATTATTACAAATAGTAAAGAAGAACTAGACGATACGCTGGAAAATTACATAAGCTAACAGATTAAATTAATAAAATAAAGTTAGGATTTTATGTTTGTTTTTATCCTGACTTTATTTTATTTATAATAAATGATAGAATATATGTTCTTACTTCTATATTTCAATTGAAGCCTTTGATAAAATCATATATTATAAAATAAATAACTAAAGGATTTACGAGAATTATATCGAATTATGTTTGTATAATGAAGGAGTGTTATATATGATAATATTTGGAATAGACCCAGGAATAGCTATAGTAGGATATGGAGTTTTAGAGTATAAGGGAAATAAATTCAATGTCATCGACTATGGTGCAGTTCAAACTTCAAATGAATATACTTTTCCCGTAAGATTAAAAATAGTATATGATGAGATTTCAATGTTATTAGAGAAATATAGTCCAGATGCGCTGGCAATAGAAGAACTGTTTTTTAACAAGAATGTGAAAACAGCAATAACAATTGGACAAGCAAGAGGTGCTCAAATCCTTGCTGCTGTAAATAAAGGCATAGAGGTTTTTGAATATACCCCTCTTCAAGTAAAGCAGGGAGTAGTAGGCTATGGTAGAGCTGACAAAAGGCAAATTCAAGAAATGGTTAAAATACTTCTAAATTTGGATAAAATACCGAAGCCAGACGATGTCGCAGATGCACTAGCTGTCGCTATTTGTCACGCACATTCTGGTAACTTCAGAGATATGTTTAAAATGAAATAGGGGTGATTCTTTGTATCAATATATTATAGGTAATATTGAAGAAATAAGTGAAGATTATTTAGTAGTAGAAAATAATGGTATCGGATATCTAGTTTATACTTCAAAAAATTCTATAATGGATATAGGTCAGAATACTGCTAATAGAAAGATATTGACGCATTTAATAGTAAGAGAAGATGTGATGAGTCTTTATGGATTTACATCTGATGAGGAACTTAAAATGTTTAAGTTGTTAATAACAGTAACTAAAATAGGACCAAAGGTTGCTATTGGTTTGTTGTCTACTTTAAGCACATCAAATATCAAAGTATCAATACTAAACAAGGATGCCAGCACTCTATCCAGAGCTCCGGGTATTGGGAAGAAGACTGCGGAAAGGATTATACTTGAGCTCAAAGATAAAATAGATGACAATATTATCTGTGACGAAGGAAGCTATGACGTGATTCCACGTGATGAAATAGAGGAGGTTGTTGTAGCATTAACTTCACTTGGCTATACTAGAAATGAAGTATTTAAAGCATTATCGTCGGTAGACACTGAAGGCAAAAGGACGGAGGAAATAATAAAGCTTGCACTTAGAAGGCTATCAAAATAGAGAAAGGATATCTATGATATGGATGAAATAAATGATAGAATCATTACTAGAAATTTAATAGAGGAAGACGTGGAAGTCGAATTGTCCTTAAGACCAAGGACATTAAATGAGTATATTGGACAACATAAGGCAAAGGAAAAATTAGATATTTTTATTAGGGCAGCAAAGGGTAGAAATGAGCCCCTTGACCATGTATTGCTGTATGGACCACCTGGACTTGGAAAAACAACACTTGCAAATATTATTTCAAATGAAATGGGAGTAAATATAAGAATCACGTCAGGGCCCGCAATAGAAAGAGCAGGTGATTTAGCAGCTATATTAACCAATTTATCTGAGAATGATGTTTTATTTATAGATGAGATACATAGACTAAACAGAAGTGTAGAGGAAGTGCTTTATCCCGCTATGGAGGACTATGCACTGGATATTATAATTGGTAAGGGACCAAGTGCAAGATCAATCAGACTTGATCTTTCTAAATTTACTCTTATTGGTGCAACTACAAGAGCAGGTTTATTAACCTCACCACTACGAGATAGATTTGGAGTTATGTGTAAGCTAGATTTGTATGATATTGAAAGCTTAAAGGAGATAGTGATTAGATCAGCTAATATACTTGGAGTAAATATTGATAAAGACGGAGCTGAAGAAATAGCAAAAAGGTCTAGAGGAACTCCAAGAATTGCAAATAGATTGTTAAAAAGGGTAAGAGACTATGCGCAAGTAGTTGAAAACGGAGACATAACGAAAGAGGTTGCAGATAGAGCCCTAAAGCTTCTTGAAGTAGATTCATTGGGACTTGACAATGTAGACAAGAAGCTAATATTGACTATAATCAATAATTTTGGCGGAGGTCCTGTTGGATTAGATACCTTAGCTGCTTCTACAGGAGAAGAACGTACTACCATAGAGGATGTATATGAACCTTATCTTTTACAGCTAGGATTTTTAAATAGAACTCCGAGAGGAAGGGTTGCAACAAAGAGATGCCATGATTATTTTGGTATAGAGTACAAAGAAGACTAATTATTATTGAAGACGAGGGGGATTATTTTGAAAAGAAATCTTTTGCCAATTGTTTTAGCCTTATTTTTATCTTTTACTCTATCAGGCAAAGTGTTTGCATATGAGAACGACTACGTTAAGGTCGCCATTAAATCGCCTTTAAAGCTTAATTACACTGTAAATCTAAGCAGCGATGGATTTCAATTAGGAATATGGGATAATGGCTTTAATTCAATCCTTAGCTTAGATGATAAAAATCTAGTAGCCAGAATAGATAGCTATTATGGAAATGCATATGGAAATTATCAGAAATCTAATGATATTTTTACAGCTACTCATGGACCTTTTCATATAAAGACTAATAAGATTTTCTTTT is part of the Proteiniborus sp. MB09-C3 genome and encodes:
- a CDS encoding YebC/PmpR family DNA-binding transcriptional regulator, coding for MAGHSKWANIKHRKGKQDSKKAQVFTKFARAIAVSVREGGADPTYNGTLAGLIDKAKSNNMPNDNIDRAIKKGAGELGDANFEEVTYEGYGPSGIAVIVKCLTDNRNRTAADVRYAFDKYGGNLGATGCVGWMFDRKGLLIVDKADEIDEEQLMLEAIDAGAEDFSSEDEYFEIITDSESFAKVRDILKEAGYAFSTSEITYLPQNETKLEEEKDIKNMVKMIDVLEDNDDVQEVFHNWEMPEDLEI
- a CDS encoding CBS domain-containing protein, with protein sequence MYVKNHVLSKDKLVTLQMEESISEALDKITKGDFLSLPVLNGETFVGILMKETIFRRYFEEGYTDKEKYLKETKVKDLCKADVKTINENVFIENASYLLNEFRTPFLPVLDNKDSFKGILTHSSIFNAFSEIFGLNKGTRILINVYDIPGQIAKLTETIRKANVNIANFAVMDAKVMDVYKVVVRVDTTDVDELIEKIEKAGFKVAEVNN
- a CDS encoding ABC transporter permease, with amino-acid sequence MTETIKRFTNKFGLPRIIISLFFILLLVTAVIIDLSFSTLMSDILKRFGMYGVMVLAMVPSIQSGTGPNFALPIGIICGLVGSLLAIELGFTGGISFLVSILLSLPFSIIIGWIYGLLLNRIKGSEMLVATYMGFSIVSFMSILWILLPFKHPEMVWPIGRGLRVTIALDSTFGEILNKFWEFEIKGIKVPTGLLMFFFISCLVVFLFTRSKSGIAMKAAGDNPKFAISSGINVDKKRILGTILSTVLGGMGIIVYSQSYGFIQLYEGPLMMAFTAVAAILIGGASAKKAKIYHVILGTFLFQGLLAISLPVANQIITTGNLSEVLRAIVQNGIILYALTKVGGEE
- the ruvB gene encoding Holliday junction branch migration DNA helicase RuvB → MNDRIITRNLIEEDVEVELSLRPRTLNEYIGQHKAKEKLDIFIRAAKGRNEPLDHVLLYGPPGLGKTTLANIISNEMGVNIRITSGPAIERAGDLAAILTNLSENDVLFIDEIHRLNRSVEEVLYPAMEDYALDIIIGKGPSARSIRLDLSKFTLIGATTRAGLLTSPLRDRFGVMCKLDLYDIESLKEIVIRSANILGVNIDKDGAEEIAKRSRGTPRIANRLLKRVRDYAQVVENGDITKEVADRALKLLEVDSLGLDNVDKKLILTIINNFGGGPVGLDTLAASTGEERTTIEDVYEPYLLQLGFLNRTPRGRVATKRCHDYFGIEYKED
- the ruvA gene encoding Holliday junction branch migration protein RuvA, with translation MYQYIIGNIEEISEDYLVVENNGIGYLVYTSKNSIMDIGQNTANRKILTHLIVREDVMSLYGFTSDEELKMFKLLITVTKIGPKVAIGLLSTLSTSNIKVSILNKDASTLSRAPGIGKKTAERIILELKDKIDDNIICDEGSYDVIPRDEIEEVVVALTSLGYTRNEVFKALSSVDTEGKRTEEIIKLALRRLSK
- a CDS encoding ABC transporter permease, coding for MSMVNNIQDTRRDQGNRNVSFKIRNFMINNCVTVLFLVICLAGVVISRLPLFFIANELLIRITRDSFLVLSLIIPVLAGMGLNFSITIGAMAAQISIIIVTHFSVPGIYGFVLCAILSVPLAILFGNLTGRLLNKTRGQEMIAGMIVGFFANGLYQFLFLFLVGSLIPMNNPELIIPGGVGIRNSIDLSRNNGIMYSLDNICKLPLFNVLLFVGIIATGFFMYKLLNKNNEKAKRINRIKQVTNLILSLAIVLLSLSITFISSLPNEIRMLKNLKLPIATSLAVGFLCLFNILIVRTKLGQDFRTVGNSQHIAEVSGINVDKVRVLAITISTVLAAWGQLIFLQNLGTLNTYGSHVQIATFSIAALLIGGASVSKATVGQALLGVILFHTLFIVSPNAGKNLFGEAQIGEFFRAFFAYGVIGVSLGLHAWRKRIEMKNKL
- the ruvC gene encoding crossover junction endodeoxyribonuclease RuvC, with translation MIIFGIDPGIAIVGYGVLEYKGNKFNVIDYGAVQTSNEYTFPVRLKIVYDEISMLLEKYSPDALAIEELFFNKNVKTAITIGQARGAQILAAVNKGIEVFEYTPLQVKQGVVGYGRADKRQIQEMVKILLNLDKIPKPDDVADALAVAICHAHSGNFRDMFKMK